One Plectropomus leopardus isolate mb chromosome 1, YSFRI_Pleo_2.0, whole genome shotgun sequence DNA segment encodes these proteins:
- the senp8 gene encoding sentrin-specific protease 8, whose translation MDPVVLSYQDSLLRRSDVSLLEGPYWLNDQVIGFAFEYFAAERFRVLGDTITFISPEVTQFIKCASCPDELALFLEPLDLASRHWVFLAVNDNSNQTAGGSHWSLLVYHHNSNHFAHYDSQNGSNSLHARRIASKLEPFLGAGRKALFVEEPCPSQQNSYDCGMYVICIAEALCEKARVEGSPRLPVQIITPAYITQKRAEWCRLIQSLSQNDLCCSLSFP comes from the coding sequence ATGGACCCTGTAGTGCTGAGCTACCAGGACAGCCTGTTGCGGCGCTCTGATGTGTCCTTACTGGAGGGACCTTACTGGCTCAATGACCAAGTCATTGGTTTTGCCTTCGAGTACTTTGCTGCCGAGCGCTTCAGAGTCCTGGGGGACACCATCACCTTCATCAGTCCGGAGGTCACCCAGTTCATCAAGTGTGCTTCCTGCCCTGATGAGTTAGCCCTGTTTCTGGAGCCACTGGATCTCGCCTCTCGACACTGGGTCTTCTTAGCCGTCAACGACAACTCCAACCAGACTGCCGGTGGGTCCCACTGGAGCCTCTTGGTCTACCATCACAACTCCAACCACTTTGCACACTATGACTCTCAAAACGGCAGCAATTCTCTTCACGCACGGCGCATCGCCAGCAAGTTAGAGCCCTTCTTGGGCGCAGGGAGGAAAGCGCTGTTCGTGGAGGAGCCCTGCCCGTCACAGCAGAACAGCTACGACTGCGGCATGTATGTTATCTGTATCGCCGAGGCCTTGTGCGAGAAGGCCAGGGTGGAGGGCTCACCGCGTCTTCCAGTGCAAATCATCACCCCAGCCTACATCACCCAGAAGAGGGCTGAGTGGTGCAGACTGATCCAGAGTCTATCTCAGAATGACCTCTGCTGCTCGCTGTCTTTTCCTTAG